The Novibacillus thermophilus genome segment GCGATTTCTGAACTACTCTGGGAAGGCATGTTCAACAAACGTTAAAGCCAATCCAATGACACGGATTGGCTTTAGAAATATTTATTGGTCGATTAAATGGTTAATACCCACAACTTTTTTAGCGTCGATGACAAACCCGACGCCCGTCCCCGGCTTGTTCAATTCCCCGGCTTCAACGATGGCTTCCAGTATGCGATCGGTTTTGTGGTTCGGGACGAGAGTGAACACAATCTCTTTTTCCGGCTCAATGGTGATGCCGAACAGCTTTTTGTGTTCGTGAATCCCTGTTCCGCGTCCGGGGATGATGGTTCCTCCCTCAGCTCCCGCCTTTTTTGACGCGTTCACAATTTTTTCAGACTGTCCTTTCGGAATAATCGTCACGATCAAATCAAAATT includes the following:
- a CDS encoding P-II family nitrogen regulator, which produces MKPLTNFDLIVTIIPKGQSEKIVNASKKAGAEGGTIIPGRGTGIHEHKKLFGITIEPEKEIVFTLVPNHKTDRILEAIVEAGELNKPGTGVGFVIDAKKVVGINHLIDQ